From a region of the Parus major isolate Abel chromosome 6, Parus_major1.1, whole genome shotgun sequence genome:
- the CHCHD1 gene encoding coiled-coil-helix-coiled-coil-helix domain-containing protein 1: MAAPAYPAWVTRWVSGQWRNKKRPPALRPPRTLALADKVANRREQLTEATCITEMSVMMACWKQNDFNDAPCAEEIRTFYDCVAKAEKERRNQNEDTLSSRGNLPSSKVNKLLKRFPQITRYV, encoded by the exons ATGGCGGCGCCCGCCTACCCGGCCTGGGTGACGCGCTGGGTGTCCGGGCAGTGGCGGAACAAGAAGCGGCCCCCGGCGCTCCGGCCGCCCCGGACGCTGGCGCTGGCCGACAAAGTGGCGAACCGCCGGGAGCAGCTGACAG AGGCAACGTGCATTACGGAAATGTCAGTAATGATGGCCTGCTGGAAACAGAATGACTTCAACGACGCACCTTGTGCCGAGGAGATCAGGACCTTCTATGACTGCGTGGCAAAGGCAGAA aaagaGCGCAGGAATCAAAATGAGGACACCCTGTCATCCAGGGGAAATTTGCCTTCAAGCAAAGTGAACAAGCTCCTGAAGAGGTTTCCTCAGATCACGCGTTATGTGTGA